The following proteins are encoded in a genomic region of Cygnus olor isolate bCygOlo1 chromosome 11, bCygOlo1.pri.v2, whole genome shotgun sequence:
- the LOC121076249 gene encoding dual oxidase maturation factor 2-like isoform X2: MLRVLLSLVVGVVIVAVQFTGDWESGWVTANISYKSFSSAMVKADIGLHVGLAGVNVTLVGNPVNQVNETINYNEHFAWSFDADYDHSYREGLEKGLPSPILYVAEKFTTESPCNMHRQYRISGHYASATLWVAFCTWLISNMLFSMPVLVYGGYMVLITGAFTIFSLLSFSTVRNSLICPIQFGTASLLIDYGGSFWLTLVIGLLCFVVGITIVALHYFNSDLLKTFFDLHEVREEDCQEMTEVYINPQFMSNAQSPPQPSRISPGGM; this comes from the exons ATGCTCCGAGTTCTCCTCAGCCTGGTGGTGGGAGTGGTGATTGTTG CTGTCCAGTTCACGGGGGACTGGGAGAGCGGATGGGTGACAGCAAACATCTCCTACAAGTCCTTCAGCAGTGCCATGGTGAAGGCGGACATCGGGCTGCACGTTGGCCTGGCAGGGGTGAATGTCACGCTGGTGG GAAACCCGGTGAATCAGGTCAATGAGACCATCAACTACAACGAGCACTTTGCCTGGAGCTTCGATGCAGACTACGACCACAGCTACAGGGAGGGCCTGGAGaaggggctgcccagccccatCCTCTACGTGGCGGAGAAGTTCACCACAGAAAGCCCCTGCAACATGCACAGGCAGTACCGCATCTCTGGCCACTACGCGTCGGCCACTCTCTG GGTGGCCTTTTGCACGTGGCTCATCTCCAACATGCTCTTCTCCATGCCTGTCCTAGTCTATGGAGGCTACATGGTCCTGATCACAGGGGCTTTCACGatcttttcattgctttccttcTCCACTGTGAGGAACTCCCTGATATGCCCGATCCAATTTGGGACCGCATCCCTGCTCATAGACTATGGGGGATCTTTCTGGCTCACGCTAGTGATTG GCTTGCTCTGTTTTGTGGTTGGGATCACTATTGTCGCACTGCACTACTTCAACTCAGACCTACTGAAAACTTTCTTTGACCTCCATGAGGTCAGAGAAGAGGACTGCCAAGAGATGACTGAAGTGTACATCAACCCTCAGTTCATGAGCAATGCACAATCTCCTCCTCAGCCCTCCAGAATTAGCCCCGGTGGCATGTAG
- the LOC121076249 gene encoding dual oxidase maturation factor 2-like isoform X1, whose translation MTLFDGVYPFYPQQRKHFVFDVSTIIVIIVFLTFASSFLLIIPGIRGRARLYWMLRVLLSLVVGVVIVAVQFTGDWESGWVTANISYKSFSSAMVKADIGLHVGLAGVNVTLVGNPVNQVNETINYNEHFAWSFDADYDHSYREGLEKGLPSPILYVAEKFTTESPCNMHRQYRISGHYASATLWVAFCTWLISNMLFSMPVLVYGGYMVLITGAFTIFSLLSFSTVRNSLICPIQFGTASLLIDYGGSFWLTLVIGLLCFVVGITIVALHYFNSDLLKTFFDLHEVREEDCQEMTEVYINPQFMSNAQSPPQPSRISPGGM comes from the exons ATGACTCTCTTCGATGGCGTCTACCCCTTCTACCCGCAGCAGAGGAAGCACTTTGTGTTCGATGTCAGCACCATCATAGTGATTATTGTCTTCCTGACGTTCGCTTCCAGCTTCCTGCTCATCATCCCAGGCATCCGTGGACGGGCG AGGCTGTACTGGATGCTCCGAGTTCTCCTCAGCCTGGTGGTGGGAGTGGTGATTGTTG CTGTCCAGTTCACGGGGGACTGGGAGAGCGGATGGGTGACAGCAAACATCTCCTACAAGTCCTTCAGCAGTGCCATGGTGAAGGCGGACATCGGGCTGCACGTTGGCCTGGCAGGGGTGAATGTCACGCTGGTGG GAAACCCGGTGAATCAGGTCAATGAGACCATCAACTACAACGAGCACTTTGCCTGGAGCTTCGATGCAGACTACGACCACAGCTACAGGGAGGGCCTGGAGaaggggctgcccagccccatCCTCTACGTGGCGGAGAAGTTCACCACAGAAAGCCCCTGCAACATGCACAGGCAGTACCGCATCTCTGGCCACTACGCGTCGGCCACTCTCTG GGTGGCCTTTTGCACGTGGCTCATCTCCAACATGCTCTTCTCCATGCCTGTCCTAGTCTATGGAGGCTACATGGTCCTGATCACAGGGGCTTTCACGatcttttcattgctttccttcTCCACTGTGAGGAACTCCCTGATATGCCCGATCCAATTTGGGACCGCATCCCTGCTCATAGACTATGGGGGATCTTTCTGGCTCACGCTAGTGATTG GCTTGCTCTGTTTTGTGGTTGGGATCACTATTGTCGCACTGCACTACTTCAACTCAGACCTACTGAAAACTTTCTTTGACCTCCATGAGGTCAGAGAAGAGGACTGCCAAGAGATGACTGAAGTGTACATCAACCCTCAGTTCATGAGCAATGCACAATCTCCTCCTCAGCCCTCCAGAATTAGCCCCGGTGGCATGTAG